In Aspergillus luchuensis IFO 4308 DNA, chromosome 1, nearly complete sequence, the following are encoded in one genomic region:
- a CDS encoding C2H2 finger domain transcription factor (COG:K;~EggNog:ENOG410PJ1I;~InterPro:IPR036236,IPR013087,IPR007219;~PFAM:PF04082;~go_function: GO:0003677 - DNA binding [Evidence IEA];~go_function: GO:0008270 - zinc ion binding [Evidence IEA];~go_process: GO:0006351 - transcription, DNA-templated [Evidence IEA]), translated as MKSHVCHWPNCGKTFTRAEHLRRHALNHDQARQGYTCERCSVHFHRPDLLSRCCATARYLDSVSDPPDRHLMRHAKRDEEAGGPGQGVLETRKRTRRAGDGSIITRPPKRQSRARASHSLPPSSSASSSSISVTSAQDYGAPVSPPTSASDPSSMSLDEPDPLLAPMMPSGPFEPYVEPIPGQFDAADGSWSLGLDGMGDFFSLDTATDFNMPFAATHNYNWLFDVASLDDAFPPFDLPLGPDMVTFAEDALPIEDPKSYLERDGSSVLLQAASFVERSDPLVFSAPILDPQPDTINLDWMDAPSLLQTTPQPHLPILTEEARQGILNLIAQAPPLTIDGQPTPLDSPLLSLPSLQSYSDLFFTRFNTTYPLLHQPTFSPSTTTPVLLAAILSMGATYSSREAHQLAVGIHDSLRNQLFCHADFSPQPDLWVLQAMLLIDCFGKMRAGPKQRERAQLFHCVLIKLIRRSDCCAIRHTPNPATATTDTDIDTLWHTAMHDEQKKRVALHCFMWDTQHAVLFSQSLCMSAFEIRSALPCSQSTWEACTASDWAHHASMEPPPRMFLSVLKGYINPSAMARPRDLNTLARIVVLHGLMSVSADLKRRDQTTLRAETPERVGAWTRRMGRSYDLWKVDFDADCLAMKLNFGQHRREDVGGSRRGGAGGVFTGLKMAACALYRAAWLALQVEILDLQVAAGAGRILGRTVTEGDRERSRRGLRKWLLGGGEGALGAARQAAKLLEEAVLSLHDWEQTDAFHFPWCLYLATLTCWAFHGGVNGEGDGGGSGSGERVTTDLASLIVAMTTCGSLGDMAALGGKYDTRGLVRTMAQQLATVRWAVVHDAMKVLVNLGN; from the exons ATGAAGTCCCACGTGTGCCACTGGCCCAACTGCGGCAAGACCTTTACCCGTGCAGAGCATCTGCGTCGCCATGCCCTCAATCATGACCAGGCAAGACAAGGCTATACCTGTGAGCGATGCTCCGTGCATTTCCACCGCCCGGATCTACTGAGTAGGTGCTGCGCTACTGCAAGATATCTCGACTCCGTATCTGACCCGCCAGATCGCCATCTGATGCGCCATGCTAAGCGTGATGAGGAAGCTGGAGGCCCGGGACAAGGGGTGCTGGAGACCAGAAAACGCACTCGCCGTGCGGGAGATGGCTCCATCATCACTCGTCCTCCGAAGCGTCAGTCGCGCGCTCGTGCCAGCCACAGCTTGCCTCCATCGTCGTcggcctcgtcctcgtccatTTCCGTCACCAGCGCCCAAGACTATGGGGCCCCTGTGTCGCCCCCGACGTCGGCGAGCGACCCATCGTCCATGTCGTTGGACGAGCCCGATCCCCTACTGGCTCCGATGATGCCCAGCGGGCCATTCGAGCCCTATGTCGAGCCCATCCCGGGGCAGTTTGATGCGGCAGATGGCTCTTGGAGTCTTGGACTGGACGGGATGGGTGATTTCTTCAGTCTTGACACTG CCACCGATTTCAACATGCCCTTTGCGGCCACTCATAACTACAACTGGTTGTTCGACGTCGCCTCACTGGACGAcgccttccccccctttgACCTCCCACTCGGTCCAGACATGGTCACCTTTGCCGAGGATGCCCTTCCCATCGAGGACCCGAAATCATACCTCGAACGTGACGGTTCCTCCGTCCTCCTCCAAGCAGCCTCCTTCGTCGAACGCAGCGACCCGCTCGTCTTCTCCGCGCCCATCCTCGACCCCCAACCAGACACCATCAACCTCGACTGGATGGACgcaccctccctccttcaaaccaccccccaaccccatctCCCCATCCTAACAGAAGAGGCCCGTCAAGGGATTCTCAACCTCATCGCCCAAGCCCCACCCCTAACCATCGACGGCCAACCCACCCCACTGgactcccctctcctctccctcccctccctccaatccTACAGCGACCTTTTCTTCACGCGCTTCAACACAACCTACCCCCTCCTGCACCaacccaccttctccccatccaccaccaccccggtcctcctcgccgccatcctctccatgGGCGCCACCTACAGCAGCCGCGAAGCGCACCAACTCGCCGTAGGCATCCACGACTCCCTGCGGAACCAACTCTTCTGCCACGCCGACTTCTCCCCGCAGCCCGACCTCTGGGTCCTACAAGCCATGCTTCTAATCGACTGCTTCGGGAAGATGCGCGCGGGACCGAAACAGCGCGAACGCGCCCAGCTCTTCCACTGCGTCTTGATCAAGCTCATCCGGCGAAGCGATTGCTGCGCTATTCGccacacccccaaccctgccactgccactacAGATACGGATATCGACACTCTCTGGCACACCGCCATGCACGACGAGCAGAAAAAGCGCGTCGCTCTGCACTGCTTCATGTGGGATACGCAGCACGccgtcctcttctcccaatcCCTATGTATGTCCGCGTTCGAAATCAGATCCGCGCTGCCCTGTTCCCAGAGTACTTGGGAAGCGTGCACGGCGAGTGACTGGGCGCATCATGCATCTATGGAGCCTCCGCCGAGGATGTTTCTCTCCGTGTTAAAGGGATACATTAACCCCTCTGCGATGGCCCGGCCACGTGATCTGAATACCCTCGCTAGGATTGTGGTCCTGCACGGACTCATGTCCGTTTCGGCGGATTTGAAAAGGCGGGACCAGACGACGTTACGCGCTGAGACGCCCGAGCGAGTCGGTGCATGGACGCGACGCATGGGGAGGTCGTATGATTTATGGAAGGTAGATTTCGATGCGGATTGCTTGGCGATGAAGTTGAACTTCGGACAGCATCGCAGGGAAGACGTGGGTGGGTCGAGACGGGGTGGAGCGGGAGGGGTGTTCACGGGGCTGAAGATGGCGGCGTGTGCGCTGTATCGCGCAGCGTGGTTGGCGCTGCAGGTAGAGATACTTGATTTAcaggttgctgctggggcgGGGAGGATCCTGGGGAGGACTGTGACGGAAGGGGATCGGGAGAGGTCGCGACGGGGGTTGAGGAAGTGGTTacttggtggaggagagggagcgTTAGGGGCTGCGAGACAGGCGGCAAAgttgttggaggaggcggtgcTGAGTCTGCATGATTGGGAGCAGACGGATGCGTTTCATTTCCCGTGGTGTTTGTATTTGGCGACATTGACATGTTGGGCTTTTCATGGTGGAGTGAATGGAGagggtgacggtggtggcagtggtagTGGGGAGAGAGTTACGACGGATCTGGCGAGTTTGATAGTGGCCATGACGACGTGCGGCAGTTTGGGAGATATGGCAGCGCTCGGGGGGAAATATGATACgagggggttggtgaggACGATGGCGCAGCAGTTGGCGACGGTGAGGTGGGCGGTGGTGCATGATGCGATGAAAGTGTTGGTGAATCTGGGGAATTGA
- a CDS encoding NADPH-dependent oxidoreductase (InterPro:IPR016446,IPR029479,IPR000415;~PFAM:PF00881;~go_function: GO:0016491 - oxidoreductase activity [Evidence IEA];~go_process: GO:0055114 - oxidation-reduction process [Evidence IEA]), whose amino-acid sequence MTKTISPLAEARYRDSESSTFPLPTDPSNSLPSTLSTILSHRSCRAFLPFKLPEGTLETLITAAQSGSTSSLLQTWDVIAIQDPEHKSNIATLAADQDFIRQAPLFLVFCPNLRRLKNLSEQYGHQDSPVLDNMNMFIMSTVDSAIAAQNVAIAAESLGLGICYVGALRHNADEVCKLLNLPPLTWGVFGMAVGYPDTENRRSGRRIKPRLPMREVLHMERWNEEGQKDNVASYDKALGTFYEEESKFGRKAWGEFVAGRVASQAQGGWVNIRKVIEKQGFKLE is encoded by the coding sequence ATGACCAAGACAATTTCACCGCTCGCCGAAGCGCGCTACCGCGATTCAgaatcctccaccttccctctcccaaccGACCCCTCGAATTCTCTCCCCAGTACCCTGTCAACAATCCTCTCCCACCGATCCTGCCGTGCATTCCTCCCTTTCAAGCTCCCCGAAGGAACACTAGAAACTCTCATCACAGCAGCTCAAAGCGGctcgacctcctccctcctccagacATGGGAcgtcatcgccatccaaGACCCCGAGCATAAATCCAACATCGCAACGCTGGCAGCCGACCAAGACTTCATCCGCCAAGCTCCGTTATTTCTGGTATTCTGCCCGAACCTGCGCCGTCTCAAGAACCTGTCAGAGCAGTATGGTCACCAGGATTCCCCGGTTTTGGATAACATGAATATGTTTATCATGAGCACGGTGGATTCGGCCATCGCGGCGCAGAACGTTGCCATTGCGGCTGAATCACTAGGTCTGGGAATCTGCTATGTGGGTGCGCTCAGGCACAATGCAGATGAGGTCTGTAAACTGCTGAACCTGCCGCCGTTGACGTGGGGCGTGTTTGGAATGGCCGTTGGGTATCCGGATACAGAGAACAGGCGCTCTGGTAGGCGGATCAAACCGCGTTTGCCGATGCGAGAGGTACTTCATATGGAGCGGTGGAACGAGGAGGGGCAGAAGGATAATGTTGCATCGTATGATAAGGCACTTGGGACGTTCTATGAAGAAGAGTCAAAGTTTGGGAGGAAGGCCTGGGGCGAGTTCGTTGCGGGCAGGGTTGCATCGCAAGCGCAGGGAGGGTGGGTGAACATCCGGAAGGTTATCGAGAAGCAAGGGTTCAAGCTTGAATAG
- a CDS encoding uncharacterized protein (COG:G;~EggNog:ENOG410PJJE;~InterPro:IPR020846,IPR011701,IPR036259;~PFAM:PF07690;~TransMembrane:12 (i35-53o80-102i109-128o134-158i170-191o203-223i273-296o308-325i337-358o364-385i397-418o430-451i);~go_function: GO:0022857 - transmembrane transporter activity [Evidence IEA];~go_process: GO:0055085 - transmembrane transport [Evidence IEA]): protein MAFTDTVEKEAISAEPAMKSEESSIYIDRDAERSYVRKVDFFVLPLLCLMYFFDCMDRSNLANAKTDGLDEDIHLVGNDYSLMVLLFYIPFGLCDLPWNLLLKRYSGRYVLSFMTVVWGILALCQCAVKDFGGMIAVRMILGVFEAGFFAGATFYMTLFYTRGEMGFRLAIMQSFAVLASAFSGLISFGVFQIHDPAVKGWQWLFIIEGSMTFLMGIISFFWLPGNPRTAWFLNERERAAATARLLRDTSAEVDTKLDLKVAFETWKDWKFSIWCIITFTYPVAYATAMNFFPLIVERLGFSTVKTNLWTVAPNLVGAVVLLCVAKSSDHFRERTFHIVFSLVISLVGMVILATIDVLSYKGVAYFACFLMAAGSYIPSCLVHAWHNNNNMHENSRAANTGFFVGLGNLAGILSAATFRTQYAPKYIPTLVATCCCNGVCIVVVIALGLWMRRENGRRDRQQGRRLRPGEVDTRQLAEGEDSPDWRYFL from the exons ATGGCTTTCACCGATACtgtcgagaaggaggccatTTCGGCCGAGCCTGCAATGAAGTCTGAGGAGAGTAGTATCTACATCGACCGTGATGCGGAACGGTCGTATG TGCGAAAGGTGGACTTTTTCGTCCTGCCACTCCTCTGTTTG ATGTACTTTTTTGACTGCATGGACCGC AGTAACCTGGCAAATGCGAAAACTGATGGTCTAGACGAGGATATTCACCTGGTCGGGAATGACTACTCGTTGATGGTGCTGTTATTCTACATCCCCTTCGGGTTGTGTGACTTGCCATGGAATCTGCTGCTGAAGCGGTACTCCGGACGCTATGTGCTGTCTTTCA TGACTGTGGTCTGGGGAATCCTGGCTCTCTGCCAATGTGCTGTGAAAGACTTCGGTGGTATGATTGCTGTTCGCATGATCCTAGG AGTGTTTGAAGCAGGTTTCTTTGCGGGGGCGACATTTTATATGACACTGTTTTACACGCGAGGCGAGATGGGCTTCCGGCTGGCCATCATGCAGTCCTTTGCGGTGCTCGCATCCGCCTTCAGCGGACTCATCTCCTTCGGTGTATTTCAGATCCACGATCCAGCTGTCAAAGGCTGGCAATGGCTGTTCATAATTGAAGGTTCAATGACCTTCCTCATGGGAATCATCTCGTTCTTCTGGTTGCCCGGCAATCCACGTACTGCATGGTTTCTCAACGAGCGTGAACGGGCTGCGGCAACGGCACGGTTACTGCGCGACACCTCGGCCGAGGTAGATACCAAACTGGATCTGAAGGTTGCATTTGAGACATGGAAGGACTGGAAGTTCTCTATCTGGTGCATTATCACGTTCACTTATCCGGTGGCATATGCGACCGCGATGAATTTCTTCCCGTTG ATTGTCGAACGACTGGGATTTTCCACTGTCAAAACAAACCTCTGGACAGTCGCCCCAAACCTGGTAGGCGCGGTAGTGCTTCTCTGTGTGGCCAAGTCGTCGGATCACTTCCGCGAGCGAACATTCCACATAGTGTTCTCGCTGGTGATATCCCTTGTCGGGATGGTCATCCTGGCGACAATCGATGTCCTGAGTTACAAGGGAGTCGCATATTTCGCCTGTTTCCTGATGGCAGCCGGGTCGTATATCCCATCGTGTCTGGTGCATGCGTGGcataacaacaataatatGCACGAGAACTCGCGTGCAGCCAACACGGGTTTCTTCGTAGGGTTGGGCAATTTGGCGGGAATCTTGAGCGCGGCGACGTTTCGCACGCAATATGCTCCGAA GTATATTCCCACCTTGGTAGccacctgctgctgcaacggGGTGTGTattgtggtggtgatcgCACTGGGGCTGTGGATGCGACGGGAGAATGGCCGACGCGATCGCCAACAAGGCCGAAGACTGCGTCCGGGAGAAGTGGATACACGTCAGTTGGCAGAGGGCGAAGACAGCCCGGATTGGCGGTACTTTCTGTAA